One stretch of Nocardia mangyaensis DNA includes these proteins:
- a CDS encoding type B 50S ribosomal protein L31 has translation MKAGIHPDYHPVVIEDSSTGKQFLTRSTATTDRTVEWTDGNVYPLLMVDVTSDSHPFWTGAARVLDAQGRVEKFERKYGKRSRAGKEG, from the coding sequence ATGAAAGCGGGCATTCACCCCGACTACCACCCCGTGGTGATCGAGGATTCGAGCACCGGCAAGCAGTTCCTGACCCGGTCCACCGCGACCACTGATCGCACCGTCGAGTGGACCGACGGGAACGTCTATCCACTGCTGATGGTCGACGTGACCTCGGATTCGCACCCGTTCTGGACCGGCGCGGCCCGTGTGCTCGACGCCCAGGGCCGGGTGGAGAAGTTCGAACGCAAGTACGGCAAGCGTTCGCGCGCCGGCAAGGAGGGCTGA